In one window of Chloroflexota bacterium DNA:
- a CDS encoding DUF389 domain-containing protein: MNDQVEQIKGTARFSRVLGLNRTIVLGASVSVGVGIYILLGLADQLAGRGSASVAYILMMIAALPIILTYAERAGVTPGNGAYNLARLGGNLMLTFAAGWVLLAGYIALISLLAWGVGLQIDIITNEFFEFGLPIKWVGAAAVLLVVLNNLVDTKGSWVVKTVMVTGAVVMILIMAMRGAGAAQEVSPFSEYSWSESVANKTIAGILGASLWGLNIILGSRDSIHRPTRTIPLGLLVSVLLAGVLGAISAAVVYGYPGAIENPLAPLASLPGFEDFLSDEIANMLYATAGLFVLLLALNWATINGLRLLGDMQRDGYLPDRLSPASIRLTGPVPAVAVLGGASVVLLLFSSVGIMARLAALTFFWSVALIHIPDLLNSQPNLPENRRPKLPFHPIFPGLTVAVGLFAPATLLGEIWPFILVWGGLGALYYVWMGRAKAVDVRSQDMVVGREQTIDAEEDDVSYRVMVGISNPERAGELVQAGIQLALARNGSLRVLRIVTPPDQMPANLKQREAQEQWDKLSQFLLDTVDTDVPIRVLVRLAPTPADGIVQTVLEENIDLLLLGWEGGTLSGEGLSPDRILNIVVRKARCEVTILRGKFPLQIARVVVPTDGSPHAIAALKLAQDLVEPTGGQVSLINVTTARSRTTDEEDIRAPLDETLESVSVGENVIPETIESSSIKKGILDETGDVDLLMVGSSRQGISDSAYFGGLAAEIAFGSRVPAMVVRAYEPAPHAVMASLWDSVADQMPRLTTADRTQVVQSMRASAVPTVDFFVLIFLASAIAVLGLLQNSAAVIIGAMLVAPLMSPILGIAMGMVMGDLQMMWTAIEATAKGLVMAIFVGAVITIVSPIDSVTNEIMARTEPNILDLMIAMFSGAAAGYAICRKEVAAALPGVAIAAALVPPLTVVGYGLAVSRLDISGGALLLFITNLIAIVLAAAIVFLVLGFLPERAERSDLARGLKITIGSLAVISVLLGIATVSTVREINLRQDVEAIFASDVISQSALVETIGFRRTGETLNMDALVIEYVDDELSPEEWTELNEELEQAADGPVNIDATIIEGELVTIDVDQMDQTRTLILVFEREVRARSAETIDVVTKKTPSGFILESSLIAFDSERMNEEELASIQEKLSAEMAAPVTLRVIVVAGYRTELDGVN, from the coding sequence ATGAACGATCAGGTCGAACAGATCAAGGGTACGGCGCGTTTCAGTCGTGTTCTGGGACTAAACCGGACAATTGTGCTTGGCGCCAGCGTGAGCGTCGGTGTCGGCATCTACATTCTGCTTGGGCTGGCAGATCAACTGGCCGGACGGGGGTCGGCCTCGGTTGCCTACATACTGATGATGATAGCGGCACTGCCCATTATTCTGACCTATGCGGAACGGGCTGGTGTGACTCCCGGCAACGGTGCCTACAACCTGGCTCGTTTAGGGGGCAACCTCATGCTCACTTTTGCCGCTGGTTGGGTGTTGCTTGCCGGCTACATCGCATTGATTTCTCTACTGGCCTGGGGTGTTGGCTTACAGATTGACATAATAACGAATGAGTTTTTCGAGTTTGGTCTTCCAATCAAGTGGGTTGGTGCAGCGGCGGTTCTTCTGGTCGTTCTTAACAACCTGGTCGATACCAAAGGGAGCTGGGTTGTCAAGACCGTCATGGTAACGGGTGCCGTTGTCATGATCCTGATCATGGCGATGCGAGGTGCCGGTGCCGCTCAAGAGGTAAGTCCCTTTTCTGAATATTCCTGGAGCGAAAGCGTCGCTAACAAAACGATCGCAGGCATCCTTGGCGCCAGCCTGTGGGGTTTGAACATCATTCTGGGTTCGCGCGATTCCATCCATCGTCCGACCCGAACGATCCCCTTGGGGTTGCTGGTGAGCGTTTTACTGGCCGGGGTGCTGGGCGCTATATCGGCTGCGGTGGTTTACGGTTACCCGGGGGCTATCGAAAATCCTCTGGCGCCCCTGGCCAGTCTTCCTGGGTTTGAGGACTTCCTGTCTGATGAAATCGCCAATATGCTGTATGCGACCGCAGGGCTGTTTGTGTTGCTGCTGGCTCTAAACTGGGCTACAATCAATGGCCTTCGCCTCCTGGGTGACATGCAGCGCGACGGCTATCTGCCTGATCGCCTTTCCCCAGCCTCCATTCGATTGACTGGACCGGTTCCTGCTGTGGCGGTTCTCGGCGGGGCAAGTGTTGTGCTGCTTCTGTTCTCTTCCGTTGGGATCATGGCCAGACTGGCTGCCCTGACCTTTTTTTGGTCGGTTGCTCTTATTCATATCCCCGACTTGCTGAACTCCCAACCGAATTTGCCGGAAAACCGGCGTCCAAAACTGCCTTTCCATCCCATTTTTCCAGGATTGACGGTTGCCGTAGGGCTGTTTGCCCCTGCTACCCTGCTTGGCGAGATATGGCCTTTCATATTGGTCTGGGGTGGCCTGGGCGCATTGTACTACGTTTGGATGGGCCGTGCGAAAGCGGTCGACGTGCGCAGCCAGGACATGGTGGTGGGCAGGGAGCAAACCATCGATGCGGAAGAAGATGACGTATCTTACCGGGTCATGGTCGGCATTTCCAATCCCGAGAGGGCGGGTGAGCTTGTGCAAGCTGGGATTCAGCTGGCCCTGGCGCGAAATGGAAGCTTGCGGGTGTTGCGCATCGTCACGCCGCCAGATCAAATGCCGGCCAACTTGAAGCAGCGCGAAGCTCAGGAGCAGTGGGACAAACTCAGCCAGTTTCTGCTGGACACCGTGGATACAGATGTTCCTATTCGAGTGCTGGTCAGGTTGGCCCCAACGCCGGCAGATGGTATTGTGCAGACCGTGTTGGAGGAGAACATCGACCTTCTCTTGCTGGGTTGGGAGGGTGGAACCCTGTCTGGCGAGGGTTTGTCCCCTGACCGCATTCTGAACATAGTGGTGCGAAAAGCCAGGTGTGAAGTTACGATACTCCGGGGAAAGTTTCCCCTGCAGATTGCGCGGGTGGTGGTACCTACCGATGGCAGCCCTCATGCCATTGCAGCCCTGAAACTTGCACAGGACCTGGTCGAACCGACTGGCGGGCAGGTGTCCCTCATCAACGTCACAACGGCAAGATCACGGACAACAGACGAAGAGGATATCAGGGCGCCTTTGGACGAGACTCTTGAATCGGTATCAGTAGGTGAGAATGTGATACCGGAAACCATCGAATCCTCCTCTATAAAAAAAGGGATTCTGGACGAAACTGGTGATGTCGATCTGCTGATGGTTGGCAGCTCGCGGCAGGGCATCTCTGACAGTGCCTATTTTGGGGGATTGGCCGCCGAAATAGCTTTCGGTTCCCGAGTGCCTGCCATGGTGGTGCGGGCATATGAACCCGCCCCGCATGCAGTGATGGCTAGCCTGTGGGATTCTGTGGCAGATCAGATGCCCAGGTTAACCACAGCCGATCGCACCCAGGTGGTACAATCGATGCGCGCCTCGGCGGTCCCCACGGTCGATTTCTTTGTTCTGATCTTCCTGGCGTCGGCTATAGCAGTGCTTGGGCTTCTGCAGAACAGCGCGGCGGTGATCATCGGTGCCATGCTGGTCGCACCGTTGATGAGTCCCATACTTGGCATTGCCATGGGCATGGTGATGGGTGATCTGCAGATGATGTGGACTGCGATCGAGGCAACGGCCAAAGGTCTGGTAATGGCCATTTTCGTCGGCGCGGTCATCACTATTGTTTCCCCGATCGATTCGGTCACCAATGAGATCATGGCGCGTACTGAACCGAATATCCTGGATCTGATGATTGCGATGTTTTCGGGTGCGGCAGCCGGTTACGCGATCTGTAGAAAGGAGGTAGCTGCTGCCTTGCCCGGGGTAGCCATTGCGGCCGCTTTGGTGCCACCGCTAACGGTGGTGGGCTACGGTTTGGCCGTGTCGCGGCTTGATATCTCTGGTGGAGCCCTGTTGCTTTTTATCACCAACCTGATCGCCATCGTTCTGGCAGCGGCCATCGTATTTCTTGTGCTGGGTTTTCTTCCCGAACGTGCGGAGCGCAGTGATCTTGCCCGGGGCCTCAAGATCACCATAGGATCCTTGGCGGTTATCTCGGTACTGCTGGGGATAGCCACGGTTTCCACCGTGCGCGAGATCAATCTGCGCCAGGACGTCGAAGCGATCTTTGCGAGCGACGTCATTTCGCAATCGGCCCTTGTCGAAACGATCGGATTCCGTCGAACTGGGGAAACGCTGAATATGGATGCCCTGGTAATCGAATACGTCGATGACGAGCTATCACCAGAAGAGTGGACTGAACTCAATGAGGAACTTGAGCAAGCCGCCGATGGTCCGGTCAATATCGATGCAACGATAATCGAGGGCGAGCTTGTGACGATCGATGTCGACCAGATGGATCAAACGCGAACACTGATCCTGGTGTTCGAGCGGGAGGTCCGGGCACGGTCAGCGGAGACTATCGATGTTGTCACGAAGAAAACGCCCAGCGGCTTTATCCTGGAATCTTCCCTGATCGCCTTTGATTCGGAGAGGATGAACGAGGAGGAATTGGCGTCAATCCAGGAGAAGCTCAGTGCCGAGATGGCGGCGCCGGTCACTCTGCGAGTCATAGTGGTTGCAGGTTACCGCACCGAACTGGATGGCGTGAACTGA
- a CDS encoding phage holin family protein, translating to MKRLFFRLAINAIALWVAAYLISGLSLEGGVARLLLAAAVFGLVNALIRPIVKLLTLPINFITLGLFTFVVNALMLMLTAWLIPDGVTIAGNFFESFLIAVAASIVISIVSTILSWILPD from the coding sequence GTGAAACGATTGTTTTTCCGCCTGGCTATCAATGCGATAGCCCTCTGGGTGGCCGCTTACCTCATTTCCGGTTTGAGCCTGGAGGGAGGAGTCGCTCGACTGCTCCTGGCCGCAGCCGTGTTTGGCCTGGTAAACGCCTTGATCAGACCTATCGTCAAGTTATTGACCCTGCCGATCAACTTCATTACCCTGGGCCTTTTTACCTTTGTGGTCAACGCGCTGATGTTGATGCTTACCGCCTGGCTGATTCCTGACGGGGTCACCATTGCAGGCAACTTCTTTGAGAGTTTCCTGATAGCCGTGGCTGCCAGCATTGTGATCAGTATCGTCAGCACGATCCTGAGCTGGATATTGCCCGATTAA